Within the Eucalyptus grandis isolate ANBG69807.140 chromosome 1, ASM1654582v1, whole genome shotgun sequence genome, the region TTGCACATGTGATATTATGTTATCAATTGCTCTATGATAAGTTGCACAAAAGAATGTTTTATAggcaattaaatagaaaatgtgaggtgtcgggtttgaaCGTCAAATTGTACGTGCTAAATAAAACAATGGAGTTTTCAAATagaagtgtgcaaagtttgacgggTGGATTTCAAATACGTGACCACGTACAAATATTTTACCGggatttttaaataagaaattacccaagtttattatttgaaaacaaagtaTTGTGTTCTTGGCTAAATAACAGCAATAAAAGTTAGCTTgattgataatgtgattgagtGGTCATTTAACTGAACCCGTCACCCAACGAGAGTTTGGGGGCAACACCCAATTTTATCGGATGCCCGGCGGGGATTCGGATGCCGAATCACAGTTGAGGCCGGATCGaagctcctttatggaatgccacTTAGGCGAGGGTCTTAGACAATGCCGTGCCTGATGGGGTGGATGATGCCCGGTCATGCCGGAAGACTGCCGACACTTGTGTTAGCCATGGCCCATGGGgttgtaataattggaacacgtgtGTCGACAATGCGCAAGAAATTCTaatatgtgttatgattgttaTTTATGCACATTACACTATTATTGCTATGCGAgatgtgctaatatgcaggggCGTGCCGAGGCGAGGTGAGTTAACGTGTGGTGCGTGCTTAGGCTGTCTTCGATgcgaatttgcgtcctaatcgaGGCTTAGGGATTTAACtcactgagattttatctcaccccgttgttgtcaaatattttcaggtccGTAGTATGAAGTGTCGCCTTGTATATTTCGGGGTCCCTTGGGACATAGAGGTGGAGACTACTCTATATTCTATCCCTGGGACCGACCAAACTCGCGAGTTGGTGGTTACGACAGTATGGGTAGACGAGGGCTTGGTACATGTGGCGCCCCACAACTTCAAGGCGTGGTTTATTAGGGAGGCGAACGGTGATCGAGTTGGGTCCACCCATGGTTTTGATGGACCGCCCGTCGGGAACGTGGAAGGGCAAGTAGGTGACCCCATGGACATCGACATCCCTAACGGTGTCGTTGTGAATCCAAATTCTGATCCGGATGGGCTTGGGGAGCCGTACCCGCTTGGCTATGTGCTCGAATTTGCGCCTGGATACTAGGGCAGGTGTTTGAAGTTTGTGTAGCTAGAAGTTAACCCTAACCTTCTAACCCTTTTTTTCTTGTAGGTCACATAGGAGTTTCTTTTTGTGGTAGACCTGTAGATATTAAACTCCTTAAGTTAACCAACTGTTAAATAAATCgttattttttgggaaatcgTTTGTcatgttttactatccctattattgttgattgactgggtgtttaatttaattcgcttccacatgtgtataatcgaaagataaaaagaatggattGGCGACGCGTTCTAAGATGTCGCATTTTTTTAATCGACCGTTCAGGGATGTTCGCGGGCTCGGAGTTCGGGACGTGACATAAAATccttcaaattgatgagttccgatgtgaatttctcaaaatcaatttggatttggacttatcttaaggaAATGAGTGAGAAACAATCATTTGTTTGCAAATTATGAATGATCGATATCGTTcccctaattagggctcaaaaaGGCAATTCATTTTTTGACTGGAAATTTGCGAAATTGAACCCACAAGTGGATTTAAAATAGTCCttaaaccaaatgtcaaaaaaaaaaaaaactatgcctaattatgactaggataaaaataattttatttttggtcgatttagaacctaaaactaaaaaaattcaagaatcaaggttcttaattgaattttatgaaattttcgacaaaaagtcaaattgacattaaaagaaatgcaCTTGtgcatatttatttattcatttttttgtcaaaggttTGACTAAAAGTCAACACATTAGTTaacttttcctaaaatattgattttttagttaaatctttgaatttttgagaaattgatttgacaaaagtgaAACTAAAGCTAAATGGAATCTTTTTTTagtaaaagtcaatttttgacatGGAGTTGACTTTTTTGTCAAGAAGTTGACTTTTAGTCaaagaattaacaaaaaaatcaactctAAAGTCAACTGTTTGACTTTTCAGATGTTTCTTGAAAACGAGCTAGAAATTGCTTTAAAACGACAAtgcaaaacaaagaaatgaaaaacaacacCTTTTGGCCAAGAAATGGGGCTCCGTCGCGATCAAAAACCcaactcttaatttttttcatttttaatgaagtgtcgactaaaaatcaagtaTCAACATTATGGACAATGAACTTGTGAAAGAAGAGATGACGGTGAACAACGAACTTGTCAAGCCCAGGTCCGCTTGTAacaatattgtccactttgtgACGGAGCTCACCCAGTTTTGTCCTTCTGTGCTTCGCCTAGAAAAGGCCTTGTTACAAGTTAGGATAAGTGACATCTTATATATAGTACTTCACCTCATCACACCTAAGCGATGTGGAATTGAGTTCATTCCTGCCCCCACGCCATCCTAGAGTTAGAGCTGCACCTTGTCCAGACCCTCTCTAGCCTCAACAATCACTCTTGCCTTTGTCGAACTAGATCGTTACAAGCACACTAGCTTCCGCGTGGTTCGTCCCCAAACTACACATTTTTAGATGGGCTATTGGCTTTGATACAATCATGTCAAGCCCAAGTTTGCTTGTAacaatattgtccactttgagATAGAGTCTGCACGATTTTGTTCTTCTAAGCTTCGCCAAGAAAAAGCTCTCTTTACAAGTTAGGAGATATACATATATGACACTTCACCTCATCATACCCAGGCGATGTCGGATTCGATTCATTCATGGCCCCACACCATCCTATAGTTGGAACTGCACCTTGTCCAGTCCTCCGCCCCGATGATCACTCCCGCCCTCATCGACCGAGTCGTTATAAAACAGAAGCTCACAAGGAGCGGGTGAGGAGTGACAAGGACTAGGTGGGTGGCAAGGACGAGGAGCAACATGGCTGAGGATCAGGCAAGACCAATACGCTTAACCAGCCTctaagaggaaggaagaaaatgtgaaaaattgaaaatcctattcaatttgggggtttttttcaaatttttacccaatttaaaccAAATTACCCCTGTTCTACTCAAAAAATGCTCACTAGCGAATATTTGGCCAGCTATAAGTTTAGGCCATTATTTGAGATTGTGTTggtcactttgggtccttatttgaaacaaagtctactctaaactctcttttgagaaaatgatccATTTCAggtttttaattaaattttttccttaaaGATAGAACTTGAGTACGAAATTATCTATATTGCCCATCGAAAAGGCAACTTTCATCTGATACCAATGTATAGGAAAACAAAATGGGGGAGTAGTCTATTTGATCATCCGAAGTGATGAGTTACTTCAAATTCATAAGAGGATGCATAGTTAGGATTTGTAAACATGTTTTGAAGATAGCGCAGTagagattttctaaattataCTTTTTGTACACCCACTCTTTCTCATTCATTATGAGCTAAATCAAAAAAGAGAATGACAGATAGAAAAGTATCATTAGATCTGCAATATCCCTTGAAATTTTACTCTTGAAGACTCGATAACTTTGCTGATAGTTATAGATCCCAATGACTCGGATAAGTGAGTTTGAGTGTGTGCTGATAATTCTCGCATCACGAAATGCATGGTGGGGGCACGAATCGGGACTCGTGCACGTGCACGACAATGCCACCATGACGATGAATGCCACTTTGTTGGCTGGTTGGCCAATCGGAGGAGGACGACGCGGATCAAGCGCATCCTTTAGCAGCAAATTTGGGTTCTCCAAGATTGTTGATGTTTGCATCATTgatagagaagagagaagatccCTCGGACTCTTCCCCGTCATAATCTCTAGCACCACTACACCAAATCTATACACATCGCATTTGTTCGTTACTCTCATCACAACTGCCAACTCTGTTTTTCATGGTAGAATAATGCATTAATGTTTTGATCATAATATCAAGTTGTacacaaattttaaatttctttgaaattattAATACAAATGACATTTCAAAATCTATACTCGCTTTTCTAAAAAGTCTTGTGAGAATTATTTGATGAATCCAAATTTGAGAAGTTAATGAGAGCAATTTGAACAATTCCAGATAATATGTACACGCGAAATGCATAGTTAGCTTTGATCGTATGACTTACCAGGAGCCATGTAGCCATAAGATCCGGCCATTGTGGTCCACCCGGCAAGTTTGAATTCAGGAGTCTTACCATCCCAAAATTCGAGAACCAAGGCTTGAGGTTTGACTCAAGCAAGATGTTGTTCAATGTTATGTCCCAATGAACGATAGGCAGTGAGCAATTGTGATGCAAGTAGGCGATCACGTGAGCCATGCCTTGAACAATCTTCACCCTTGTTCCCCAATCCAGTTCAGCTGCTTCTGTTCCTCCATATAAGACCTTTGCCAAACTGCCTCTCTCAACAAACTCATAGACCAAGCAAATACAACCCCTCGAGGAACAGAACCCATGGAACTTGATCACATTGCGGTGCCGGACCTCAGTCGACATGCGGATTTCATTCTCGAAACTCCGGTGGTTGACCTCTGAGATGTTTCTGGGTTCTAATGCGTTGAGCTTTTTGACAGCGACAATTTGGCCATTGGCCAATACAGCCTCGTAAACGCTCCCAAACCCTCCTTTTCTGATGTGGTGCTCTTTGCTGAAATCATTGGTGTCCTTGGTGATATTGCTAAATGTGAACTTCCCTAACCTTTCCCATATGATCTGCTCAGATTTCTCGTGCTATTTAAAACGCTTGATCTCTTCGTTGAGAAACTTTTTTCGCCACTGAAGTGCCAGAATTATAGCAATTAGAATCGCTAGAAGTATTAAGCAACAAACGCCAACACACACCAACCAGAACCTTTTTTCAATGGTCGGTTGATTTACTGCTTGTCTCACAAGGAGATGATCCAGTCACGTTTCCACACAAGCCTAGATTCCTGATAAAAGCACTTCCGGGTGCTTGTTGGAAGAGGCAACCACTAGGAACCGCACCTGTTAGCTTGTTGTACGATAAGTCTATGGAGCTTAAACTCACCAAGCTGGTGAGTGCAACTGGGATTGTACTCGAGAAGTCGTTAtgtgaaagattgagattttCAATTTAGTAAGCTTCGttaaattggatggaattgatccTGCCAGTGAATTGTGGGTTGGGTCTAGGAGAATCTGTAGAGCGAGCAAGTTCCCGAGCTCTGGCGGTATGACACTTGACAGATTGTTGTAACTCAAGTTCAAGCTCAGTAAATTCTCGCAATTCGCTTGCTCATCTGGTATGCTACCACTCATTGCATTCTTTGACAAATCATGATAATTTCGCTTTGCTAAGTTTCCTAACAAGATGGGAATATCTTGGACCAAAtggttgttgctcaagttcaggCTCAACAACTCCCCTAGATTTCCCATCTCGGTGGGAATTTTCCCGGTCAAGTCATTATTGTGCAAAGTCAGGACACGCAACTGAGACAATTTCCCAAGCTCTGGTGGGATGCGGCCGGTAATTTGGTTACCGTCTATCTGCAACTTCGTGAGATTTTTACACTCTCCCCATTCTACTAAGAGATTCCCAACAAATCAGTTGTTGCTGAGGCTTATAAAGACCAGATTCGGACAAACTCCGAAGGCACTCATGATATCTGCAGTGAACCGATTGCTGTCTAGACGGACTCTCGTCAGCCCTGAACAATTCTTCTAGCAGTCGGGCAGTGCTCCCATGAATTACTCCCCTCAACCGCGAGTTATTGAAGAGCAAAGCCACTGCATAAATCTGGCGGCAGTTCTCCAGTGAAGCTGTTGTTTGAAAAGCAAACAGCGCTCAGAGAAGGGCTGTACTTGCCGAAATCATATTACTCCTGAGAAATTGTTATTGTACAAAGAGATCCACTATAAGTTAGCAAGGCGAGAGATGGTCTTGGGGACCTCTCCATTAAGTTGGTTCATGCTGAGGCCGAGATAGGTCAATAATGTGAGATTCCCAACCTCCAGAGGAATAGTCCCTGAGAGCGAATTGTTGTACATGAGGAGGTAATTAAGCTTGGTCAGGCTTCCGATTTCAGGCGGAATTTGCCTGGAGATAAAATTGTTCTGGAGCTGCAAAGAAATGAGTTCTCTCCAATTCGTGAAGAAGTAAGGCAATAACTCACCCGACAGGCGATTATCTTAAGCTACAAATTCTGACAATCTGACCAGATTGGACGAAGAGAGAGGCAGTTTTTCAGAGGTCGAATTCTCAGCAAGAGCTAAGAAGGTGAGGTTACAACAAAGATGGAGCACCGAAGGGATCGAAGAGTTCAAGAGGTTTAGGTGCAAATTGAGCTTTTCAAGCTGCCTCAATTGACCAATGGAGTTAGGAATTGCCCCTTCAAAGGAATTGTTGTATAGCTCTTATCATATGAAGCTCAGACAACGATCCTATGATATGTTTGAGATCGGTCCCTCAAGCGAATTCATGGTGAGGTTAAGGTATTCAAGGTTCACCAGGTTGGCATACACAGCCTCAGGAATTTCGCCGGTCAACATGTTTTGTGACAAGCCAGGTATGTCAGGTTTTGGCAATTAGCCACGAAGCCCCGAAATTTGCCGTCGAGCAAATTGAAGAAGAGGCTCAGGTAAGACACCAATGGCATGGTGGAGAATTTCGACCAGTCAGGAGATTCCAAATAGTTTGATCCAAAATCCAAGTGCCACGCCTTCTCGAGATTGCTGATCTGGTAAGGAATACTACCACTGAGACTGTTGTTCAAGAAGCCCAAGTACTGAATCTCTTGCAATTGGCCTAACTCAGGCGGTTAGCCACCTTCGAAGAGATTGCTACCCAGGCCCAAGAACCTGAGCTCGGAGAGGTTGCCAATCGAGGATTGTATGGGGCCCTTGAGATTGTTGTTGCTAACGTTGAAGCAAGTCAAGTTTGGGAAAGAAGCGAAGTCAAGCGCATGGAGTCTGCCACTGAGGCTTGAGCTTGAGAGGTTGATCTCTGAGACTGACCCGGGAAGTgctttttcatcattgaaacttaCCAACGTAACAGGTGTGCACGagtacatcatgaagatgagGGACATTGCAGCTTAGCTGAAGAATCTTGAGGTTGGGATATCATAATCCTTTATTATGTACTATATCCTTAACACTCTTCCATAAGAGTATGCCCattttcaagatctcttataacacacataaCACTAAATGGTCAAtcaatgaactcatgaccatgtgtgttcaagaggaaaagaagctgctAATGGACAAAGGATAAAGTGCTCATATGGTAACACATGATAAGTACAAAGAGCAAggcaagcaaaaaggaaaaaataaaatacctcTACCTCCCCAAAGCTAGCATTAAGAAAGAATCTAAGTGTTTCttctgtaaaaagaagggaTACATGAAGAAGAATTGCGCCAAATTTAAGGCGTAGCTCAAGAAGAAAGG harbors:
- the LOC104455453 gene encoding probable leucine-rich repeat receptor-like protein kinase At1g35710; amino-acid sequence: MSLIFMMYSCTPVTLVSFNDEKALPGSVSEINLSSSSLSGRLHALDFASFPNLTCFNVSNNNLKGPIQSSIGNLSELRFLGLGSNLFEASLENCRQIYAVALLFNNSRLRGVIHGSTARLLEELFRADEKWGECKNLTKLQIDGNQITGRIPPELGKLSQLRVLTLHNNDLTGKIPTEMGNLGELLSLNLSNNHLVQDIPILLGNLAKRNYHDLSKNAMSGSIPDEQANCENLLSLNLSYNNLSSVIPPELGNLLALQILLDPTHNSLIIWERLGKFTFSNITKDTNDFSKEHHIRKGGFGSVYEAVLANGQIVAVKKLNALEPRNISEVNHRSFENEIRMSTEVRHRNVIKFHGFCSSRGCICLVYEFVERGSLAKVLYGGTEAAELDWGTRVKIVQGMAHVIAYLHHNCSLPIVHWDITLNNILLESNLKPWFSNFGMVRLLNSNLPGGPQWPDLMATWLLIWCSGARDYDGEESEGSSLFSINDANINNLGEPKFAAKGCA